The following are encoded together in the Bacillus cereus group sp. RP43 genome:
- a CDS encoding RNA polymerase sporulation sigma factor SigH: MEAGFVSVGDVTFRDLEDEAIVELVRKGNTDALEYLIHKYKNFVRAKSRSYFLVGADREDIVQEGMIGLFKAIRDYKGDKLSSFKAFAELCITRQIITAIKTATRQKHIPLNSYVSLDKPIYDEESDRTLLDVISESKVTDPEEMIISQEEYTDIESKISELLSDLERKVLSLYLDGRSYQEISEQLNRHVKSIDNALQRVKRKLERYMEMRESTTLNS; this comes from the coding sequence GTGGAAGCAGGCTTCGTAAGTGTAGGCGACGTTACATTTCGTGATTTAGAGGATGAGGCAATCGTTGAGTTAGTTCGAAAAGGTAATACTGACGCTCTAGAATATTTAATTCACAAATATAAGAACTTTGTTCGCGCGAAATCAAGATCTTATTTCTTAGTGGGTGCCGATCGAGAAGATATTGTTCAAGAAGGCATGATTGGATTGTTTAAAGCCATTCGTGATTATAAAGGGGACAAGCTGTCTTCGTTCAAAGCATTTGCTGAACTGTGTATCACTCGACAAATTATTACCGCTATTAAAACAGCAACAAGGCAAAAGCATATTCCATTAAATTCGTATGTGTCTTTAGATAAGCCAATTTACGATGAGGAATCTGATCGAACACTATTAGATGTTATTTCGGAATCGAAAGTAACTGATCCAGAAGAGATGATTATAAGTCAGGAAGAATATACAGACATAGAATCAAAAATATCTGAATTATTAAGCGATTTAGAAAGAAAAGTGCTCTCTTTATACTTAGATGGTCGTTCCTATCAAGAAATTTCAGAACAGTTAAACAGGCATGTGAAATCTATTGATAACGCATTACAGCGTGTAAAAAGGAAATTAGAAAGATATATGGAGATGAGAGAGAGTACAACTTTAAATTCATAG
- the rlmB gene encoding 23S rRNA (guanosine(2251)-2'-O)-methyltransferase RlmB, with the protein MSSEYIIGRNPVIEALRSGRDINKIWVAEGAAKGQVQIVLALAKENKVILQHAPKKKLDQLVEGNHQGVIAQVAAYQYAELEDLFKLAEKRNEDPFFLILDEIEDPHNLGSIMRTADATGAHGVIIPKRRAVGLTASVAKASTGAIEYIPVARVTNLSRTIDELKERGLWIAGTDAKGKTDYRNLDGNMPIGLVIGSEGKGMSRIIGEKCDFLITLPMVGKVTSLNASVAASLLMYEVYRKRHEIGK; encoded by the coding sequence ATGAGTAGTGAATATATTATCGGACGTAACCCTGTAATTGAAGCGTTACGATCAGGGCGAGATATTAATAAAATTTGGGTAGCGGAAGGTGCTGCCAAAGGACAAGTGCAGATCGTACTAGCATTAGCAAAAGAGAATAAGGTTATTTTGCAACACGCACCAAAGAAGAAATTAGATCAATTGGTTGAAGGAAATCATCAAGGTGTAATTGCTCAAGTAGCTGCATATCAATATGCTGAGTTAGAGGATTTGTTTAAATTAGCAGAAAAACGTAATGAAGATCCGTTCTTCTTAATTTTAGATGAAATTGAAGACCCGCATAACTTAGGTTCTATTATGCGTACTGCGGATGCAACAGGGGCTCATGGGGTTATTATTCCAAAAAGAAGAGCGGTGGGACTTACAGCGTCAGTTGCGAAAGCATCGACTGGGGCAATTGAATATATTCCTGTTGCACGTGTAACAAATTTATCACGTACAATTGATGAATTAAAAGAACGTGGACTTTGGATTGCTGGTACAGATGCTAAAGGGAAAACAGATTACCGTAATTTAGATGGTAATATGCCAATCGGACTAGTAATTGGTAGTGAAGGAAAAGGTATGAGTCGTATTATTGGTGAAAAGTGTGATTTCCTAATTACTTTACCGATGGTCGGTAAAGTTACATCCTTAAATGCTTCGGTAGCCGCAAGTTTGTTAATGTATGAGGTATATCGTAAACGTCACGAAATTGGTAAATAA
- the cysS gene encoding cysteine--tRNA ligase, whose translation MTIHIYNTLTRQKEEFMPLEENKVKMYVCGPTVYNYIHIGNARPPMVFDTVRRYLEYKGYDVQYVSNFTDVDDKLIKAANELGEDVPTIADRFVEAYFEDVTALGCKHATVHPRVTENMDIIIEFIQELVNKGYAYESEGDVYFKTKEFEGYGKLSHQPIADLRHGARIEVGEKKQDPLDFALWKAAKEGEIFWESPWGKGRPGWHIECSAMARKYLGDTIDIHAGGQDLAFPHHENEIAQSEALTGKTFARYWMHNGYININNEKMSKSLGNFILVHDIIKQYDPQLIRFFMLSVHYRHPINFSEDLLQSTNNGLERIKTAYGNLKHRMESSTDLTDHNEKWLAEMEKFQVAFEEAMDDDFNTANAITELYNVANHANQYLLEEHTSKVVIEAYVKQLETLFSILGLELAQEELLDEEIEALIQKRIEARQNRDFALSDQIRDDLKGRNIILEDTAQGTRWKRG comes from the coding sequence ATGACTATTCACATTTATAATACGTTAACGCGTCAAAAAGAAGAGTTTATGCCATTAGAAGAAAATAAGGTAAAGATGTATGTGTGCGGACCTACAGTTTATAACTACATTCACATTGGGAATGCAAGACCACCTATGGTATTTGATACAGTACGCCGTTACTTAGAATATAAAGGATATGATGTGCAGTATGTATCTAATTTTACTGACGTGGATGATAAATTAATTAAGGCGGCAAATGAATTAGGTGAAGATGTGCCAACAATTGCAGATCGTTTTGTTGAAGCTTACTTTGAAGATGTAACGGCACTAGGTTGCAAGCATGCAACGGTTCACCCACGTGTAACGGAAAATATGGATATCATTATTGAATTTATTCAAGAACTTGTGAATAAAGGGTATGCATATGAATCAGAAGGTGATGTGTACTTTAAAACGAAAGAATTCGAAGGCTACGGTAAATTATCACATCAACCGATTGCAGACTTACGTCACGGTGCACGTATTGAAGTAGGAGAAAAGAAACAAGATCCTCTTGACTTTGCTTTATGGAAAGCTGCGAAAGAAGGAGAAATCTTCTGGGAAAGCCCTTGGGGGAAAGGACGTCCAGGGTGGCATATTGAATGCTCAGCAATGGCGCGTAAATATTTAGGGGATACAATTGATATTCATGCTGGTGGCCAAGATTTAGCATTTCCTCATCATGAAAATGAAATTGCGCAGTCTGAGGCGTTGACAGGAAAAACATTTGCACGTTATTGGATGCATAATGGATATATTAATATTAATAACGAGAAGATGTCTAAGTCGCTTGGAAACTTCATTTTAGTTCATGATATCATTAAACAATATGATCCACAGTTAATCAGGTTCTTTATGCTATCGGTACATTACCGTCACCCGATTAACTTTAGTGAAGATTTATTGCAAAGTACTAATAATGGACTAGAAAGAATTAAAACAGCTTACGGTAACTTAAAGCATCGTATGGAAAGTAGTACGGATTTAACGGACCATAATGAAAAATGGTTAGCTGAAATGGAAAAATTCCAGGTAGCATTCGAAGAAGCGATGGATGATGATTTCAATACGGCTAATGCGATTACTGAATTATATAACGTAGCAAATCATGCAAATCAATATTTGTTAGAAGAACATACTTCTAAAGTTGTAATTGAAGCGTATGTAAAACAACTTGAAACATTATTTAGTATTTTAGGATTAGAATTAGCGCAAGAAGAGTTGCTTGATGAAGAAATTGAAGCACTAATCCAAAAGCGTATTGAAGCTCGTCAAAATCGTGACTTCGCATTATCTGATCAAATTCGCGATGATTTAAAAGGACGTAATATTATTTTAGAAGATACCGCTCAAGGTACAAGATGGAAAAGAGGATAA
- the rpmG gene encoding 50S ribosomal protein L33 has product MRKKVVLSCEECKNRNYSTMKDTSSVERLEIKKFCKTCNKHTVHKETK; this is encoded by the coding sequence ATGAGGAAAAAAGTTGTACTCTCATGTGAAGAGTGTAAAAATCGAAACTACTCTACGATGAAAGATACGAGCTCAGTAGAGCGACTTGAGATAAAGAAGTTTTGTAAAACATGCAATAAGCATACAGTTCACAAAGAAACAAAATAA
- the nusG gene encoding transcription termination/antitermination protein NusG has product MEKSWYVVHTYSGYENKVKANLEKRVESMGMQDKIFRVVVPEEVEVEMKNGKEKITKRKVFPGYVLVELIMTDDSWYVVRNTPGVTGFVGSSGSGSKPSPLLEEEVVTIMKHMGMDNEVVDFEFELHETVRVNEGPFADYTGAIEEIDVEKKKVSVLVDMFGRETPVELDFHQIEKL; this is encoded by the coding sequence ATGGAAAAAAGTTGGTATGTTGTCCATACTTATTCTGGATATGAAAATAAAGTAAAAGCAAACCTAGAGAAACGTGTAGAATCAATGGGTATGCAAGATAAAATTTTCCGTGTTGTTGTCCCGGAAGAAGTAGAAGTAGAAATGAAAAATGGTAAAGAAAAAATAACGAAAAGAAAAGTGTTCCCAGGTTACGTATTAGTAGAACTAATCATGACTGACGATTCTTGGTATGTTGTTCGTAATACGCCAGGTGTAACAGGCTTTGTCGGTTCTTCTGGTTCAGGATCTAAACCATCGCCTCTATTAGAAGAGGAAGTTGTTACCATCATGAAGCATATGGGAATGGACAATGAAGTGGTTGATTTCGAATTTGAACTTCATGAAACAGTGCGTGTAAATGAGGGACCATTCGCGGATTATACAGGTGCGATTGAAGAAATTGATGTGGAAAAGAAAAAAGTTAGCGTGCTTGTAGACATGTTCGGTCGCGAGACTCCGGTTGAACTTGATTTCCATCAAATTGAAAAATTATAA
- the rplA gene encoding 50S ribosomal protein L1 translates to MAKRGKKYVEAAKLVDRASAYSATEAVELVKKTNTAKFDATVEAAFRLGVDPKKADQQIRGAVVLPHGTGKVQRVLVFAKGEKAKEAEAAGAEFVGDADYIGKIQQGWFDFDVVVATPDMMGEVGKLGRVLGPKGLMPNPKTGTVTFDVTKAVNEIKAGKVEYRVDKAGNIHVPIGKVSFEDAKLVENFKTIADTLQKAKPAAAKGTYMKNATVASTMGPGVRVDVSTLA, encoded by the coding sequence ATGGCTAAAAGAGGTAAAAAGTACGTTGAAGCTGCGAAGCTTGTTGATCGTGCATCTGCTTACTCTGCAACAGAAGCAGTAGAATTAGTAAAGAAAACAAACACAGCTAAATTTGATGCAACTGTAGAAGCTGCATTCCGTTTAGGTGTTGACCCTAAGAAAGCTGACCAACAAATTCGTGGTGCAGTTGTTCTTCCACACGGTACTGGTAAAGTACAACGTGTATTAGTATTCGCTAAAGGCGAAAAAGCAAAAGAAGCTGAAGCTGCTGGCGCTGAATTCGTAGGCGATGCTGATTACATCGGTAAAATCCAACAAGGTTGGTTCGATTTCGATGTAGTAGTAGCAACTCCTGACATGATGGGTGAAGTTGGTAAACTTGGTCGTGTATTAGGACCTAAAGGTTTAATGCCAAACCCTAAAACTGGAACAGTTACTTTCGATGTAACTAAAGCTGTTAACGAAATCAAAGCTGGTAAAGTTGAATACCGCGTTGATAAAGCTGGTAACATCCACGTTCCAATCGGTAAAGTATCTTTCGAAGATGCTAAATTAGTAGAAAACTTCAAAACAATTGCTGATACGCTACAAAAAGCTAAGCCAGCTGCTGCAAAAGGTACTTACATGAAGAACGCAACTGTTGCTTCTACAATGGGACCTGGCGTGCGCGTAGACGTTTCTACACTTGCGTAA
- a CDS encoding NYN domain-containing protein, with protein MDDILIVDGYNIIGAWGDLKKLRDVDLQSSRDALIDKMADYQGYTGTKVMIVFDAYTVYGIEKKMKQSRVEVIFTRKNQTADEKIEQLAIELRNINTQIYVATSDYTEQWIIFAQGALRKSARELELEVQAMEQQVRRRTKDTKEKQPAMRKIFSEDITEKLEKLRRGER; from the coding sequence ATGGACGATATTTTAATCGTTGACGGTTACAACATTATCGGAGCTTGGGGAGACTTGAAGAAACTGCGGGATGTAGATTTACAATCATCAAGAGACGCACTTATTGATAAGATGGCGGATTATCAAGGCTATACAGGCACAAAGGTAATGATTGTCTTTGATGCCTATACAGTCTATGGTATTGAAAAAAAGATGAAACAATCGCGGGTGGAAGTAATATTCACGAGAAAGAATCAAACTGCAGATGAAAAGATAGAACAACTTGCGATTGAGCTTAGAAATATAAATACACAAATATACGTTGCAACTTCGGATTATACGGAGCAATGGATTATATTTGCGCAAGGTGCACTTAGAAAATCTGCGCGTGAATTAGAGTTAGAAGTGCAAGCGATGGAACAACAAGTAAGAAGGCGTACAAAAGACACGAAAGAAAAGCAACCCGCCATGCGAAAGATATTTAGTGAAGATATTACAGAAAAATTAGAAAAATTAAGAAGAGGAGAGCGTTGA
- the secE gene encoding preprotein translocase subunit SecE yields MRLTNFFGDVGREMKKVSWPKKDELLRSTTTVIATVVFFAIFFAVVDMGISSLIRLILG; encoded by the coding sequence ATGCGTTTAACGAACTTTTTCGGCGATGTAGGTCGCGAAATGAAAAAAGTAAGTTGGCCTAAAAAAGATGAATTACTCCGCTCAACAACGACTGTTATCGCGACAGTTGTGTTCTTTGCGATTTTCTTCGCAGTGGTTGATATGGGCATTTCTTCTTTAATTCGGTTAATTCTTGGTTAA
- the rplL gene encoding 50S ribosomal protein L7/L12: MTKEQIIEAVKSMTVLELNDLVKAIEEEFGVTAAAPVAVAGGAGEAAAEQTEFDVVLASAGAQKIKVIKAVREITGLGLKEAKELVDNTPKAIKEGVTKEEAEEMKAKLEEVGAAVEVK, from the coding sequence ATGACTAAAGAACAAATCATTGAAGCAGTTAAATCTATGACTGTATTAGAACTTAACGACTTAGTAAAAGCTATCGAGGAAGAATTCGGCGTAACTGCTGCTGCTCCTGTAGCTGTAGCTGGTGGCGCTGGTGAAGCTGCTGCTGAGCAAACTGAATTTGACGTAGTACTTGCAAGTGCTGGCGCTCAAAAAATCAAAGTTATCAAAGCTGTACGTGAAATCACTGGTCTTGGCTTAAAAGAAGCTAAAGAATTAGTTGACAACACTCCAAAAGCAATCAAAGAAGGCGTTACTAAAGAGGAAGCTGAAGAAATGAAAGCTAAACTTGAAGAAGTTGGCGCTGCTGTAGAAGTTAAGTAA
- the rplK gene encoding 50S ribosomal protein L11: MAKKVIKMVKLQIPAGKANPAPPVGPALGQAGVNIMGFCKEFNARTADQAGLIIPVEITVFEDRSFTFITKTPPAAVLLKKVAGIESGSGEPNRNKVATVKRDKVREIAETKMPDLNAASVEAAMRMVEGTARSMGIVIED, encoded by the coding sequence GTGGCTAAAAAGGTAATTAAAATGGTAAAACTTCAGATTCCTGCAGGTAAAGCTAATCCAGCTCCGCCGGTTGGTCCAGCATTAGGACAAGCAGGTGTTAACATCATGGGCTTCTGTAAAGAGTTTAACGCTCGTACAGCTGATCAAGCTGGTCTTATCATCCCTGTTGAAATTACGGTATTTGAGGACCGTTCATTCACTTTCATTACTAAAACTCCTCCTGCTGCTGTTCTTCTTAAGAAAGTAGCTGGTATTGAGTCTGGTTCTGGTGAACCAAACCGTAATAAAGTGGCAACTGTTAAGCGTGATAAAGTACGCGAAATCGCTGAAACTAAAATGCCTGACCTAAACGCTGCTAGCGTAGAAGCTGCAATGCGTATGGTTGAAGGTACTGCGCGCAGTATGGGCATCGTTATCGAAGACTAA
- a CDS encoding class I SAM-dependent methyltransferase, whose amino-acid sequence MADHYFSNDPSSKSDRKRWEVTLRESRFTFLSDHGVFSKNEVDFGSRLLIEAFQMPDVKGDVLDVGCGYGPIGLSLAKEFQNREIHMVDVNERALGLAKENAANNRIENIRILQSSVYENVDGKYAVILSNPPIRAGKDIVHEILEKAVEYLVSGGELWIVIQKKQGAPSAMKKLEEVFSEVEVVEKKKGYYIIKSKKR is encoded by the coding sequence ATGGCAGACCATTATTTTTCTAACGACCCTTCTAGTAAAAGTGATCGTAAACGATGGGAAGTTACACTTCGTGAATCTCGATTTACTTTTTTATCTGACCATGGGGTGTTCTCGAAAAACGAAGTGGACTTTGGTTCTCGTCTTTTAATTGAAGCGTTTCAAATGCCAGATGTTAAAGGTGATGTGTTAGACGTAGGATGTGGGTACGGTCCAATCGGTTTGTCGTTAGCGAAAGAGTTTCAAAATCGTGAAATTCACATGGTGGATGTGAATGAAAGGGCCTTGGGACTTGCAAAAGAAAATGCCGCTAATAACAGAATTGAAAATATACGTATTTTGCAAAGTAGTGTCTATGAAAATGTAGATGGCAAGTATGCTGTTATTCTATCTAATCCTCCAATTCGTGCTGGTAAAGATATCGTGCATGAGATTTTAGAAAAGGCTGTGGAGTATTTAGTTTCAGGTGGAGAATTGTGGATTGTTATTCAAAAGAAACAAGGTGCGCCATCTGCGATGAAAAAACTAGAAGAAGTATTTTCTGAAGTTGAAGTTGTAGAAAAGAAAAAAGGATATTATATCATAAAATCAAAAAAGCGTTGA
- the gltX gene encoding glutamate--tRNA ligase, which produces MEKQVRVRYAPSPTGHLHIGNARTALFNYLFARHQDGKFIIRIEDTDVKRNVAGGEESQLKYLKWLGMDWDEGVDVGGEFGPYRQTERLDIYKKLYEDLLERDLAYKCYMTEEELEAEREGQIARGETPRYAGNHRDLTEEQIKGFEAEGRIPSIRFRVPADSDYTFKDIVKDEVAFHSNDFGDFVIVKKDGIPTYNFAVAVDDHLMEITHVLRGDDHISNTPKQMMIYEAFGWDIPQFGHMTLIVNESRKKLSKRDESIIQFIEQYKELGYLPEAIFNFIALLGWSPVGEEEIFSQDEFIKMFDAARLSKSPALFDSQKLKWMNNQYMKKQDLDTVVELSLPHLVKAGRVGENLSEQEQAWVRDVIALYHDQMSFGAEIVELSEMFFKDHVDHEEEGQEVLKGEQVPEVLRTFADQLEALEAMEPAAVKAAIKAVQKETGHKGKNLFMPIRVATTGQTHGPELPNAIALLGKEKVLNRIQKVIG; this is translated from the coding sequence ATGGAAAAGCAAGTGAGAGTGCGCTATGCGCCAAGTCCAACAGGACACTTACATATCGGAAATGCGCGTACGGCATTATTTAATTATTTATTTGCTCGTCATCAAGATGGTAAGTTTATTATTCGTATTGAAGATACTGATGTGAAACGTAATGTTGCTGGTGGAGAAGAAAGCCAATTAAAATACTTGAAATGGCTCGGTATGGACTGGGATGAAGGTGTTGATGTTGGTGGTGAATTTGGACCATATCGTCAAACAGAGCGTTTAGATATTTATAAAAAATTATATGAAGATTTATTAGAGCGTGATCTAGCTTACAAATGTTATATGACAGAAGAAGAGCTAGAGGCAGAGCGTGAAGGTCAAATCGCTCGTGGTGAAACACCGCGTTATGCAGGAAACCACCGTGATTTAACTGAGGAGCAAATTAAAGGCTTTGAGGCTGAAGGCCGTATTCCAAGTATTCGCTTCCGTGTGCCGGCTGATAGCGACTACACGTTTAAAGATATCGTAAAAGATGAAGTTGCATTCCATTCAAATGATTTTGGTGATTTCGTTATCGTGAAAAAAGATGGAATTCCAACTTATAACTTTGCGGTAGCAGTAGATGATCACTTGATGGAGATTACACACGTACTTCGTGGTGATGATCATATTTCAAACACGCCAAAACAAATGATGATTTATGAAGCTTTCGGTTGGGATATTCCGCAGTTCGGTCATATGACTTTAATTGTAAACGAAAGCCGTAAAAAGCTAAGTAAGCGTGACGAATCTATTATTCAATTTATTGAGCAATATAAAGAGCTTGGATATCTTCCAGAAGCAATCTTTAACTTTATTGCATTACTAGGTTGGTCGCCAGTAGGTGAAGAAGAAATCTTCTCTCAAGATGAGTTTATCAAAATGTTTGATGCAGCTCGTTTATCAAAATCACCTGCATTATTTGATTCTCAAAAACTAAAATGGATGAACAACCAATATATGAAAAAACAAGATTTAGATACGGTTGTTGAACTAAGCTTACCGCATTTAGTGAAAGCGGGTCGCGTAGGTGAAAACTTAAGCGAACAAGAACAAGCGTGGGTTCGTGATGTAATTGCTTTATATCATGACCAAATGAGCTTTGGAGCTGAAATTGTAGAGCTTTCTGAAATGTTCTTTAAAGATCATGTTGATCATGAAGAAGAGGGACAAGAAGTATTGAAAGGTGAACAAGTACCTGAAGTACTTCGTACATTTGCCGATCAATTAGAAGCTTTAGAAGCAATGGAGCCAGCGGCAGTTAAGGCGGCTATTAAAGCAGTTCAAAAGGAAACAGGACATAAAGGTAAAAATCTATTTATGCCAATCCGTGTTGCTACTACTGGACAAACACATGGTCCGGAGCTTCCTAACGCTATTGCTCTTCTTGGAAAAGAAAAAGTTTTAAATCGTATTCAAAAAGTAATTGGTTAA
- the ispF gene encoding 2-C-methyl-D-erythritol 2,4-cyclodiphosphate synthase, whose protein sequence is MFRIGQGFDVHEFAEGRPLIIGGITIPHEKGLIGHSDADVLLHTIADACLGAIAAGDIGKHFPDTDPAFKDADSAILLQKVWGFVREQGYELGNLDCTIIAQKPKMAPHIESMRKRISELLETSIDNINVKATTTEKLGFTGREEGIASQAVVLLQKK, encoded by the coding sequence ATGTTTCGAATTGGACAAGGTTTTGATGTACATGAATTTGCGGAAGGTAGACCGTTAATTATCGGCGGAATTACAATTCCTCATGAGAAAGGATTAATTGGTCACTCGGATGCGGATGTATTGTTACATACGATTGCTGACGCATGTTTAGGAGCAATTGCAGCAGGAGATATTGGGAAGCATTTTCCTGATACAGATCCTGCCTTTAAAGATGCAGATTCAGCTATATTGTTACAAAAAGTTTGGGGATTTGTGCGTGAACAAGGTTATGAGTTAGGAAATCTAGATTGTACAATTATTGCTCAAAAGCCAAAAATGGCACCGCATATCGAAAGTATGCGTAAACGCATTAGTGAACTATTAGAAACGTCTATTGATAATATTAATGTAAAGGCAACAACAACAGAAAAATTAGGATTTACAGGTAGAGAAGAAGGGATTGCTTCTCAAGCGGTTGTTTTATTACAGAAAAAATAG
- the cysE gene encoding serine O-acetyltransferase has product MFKRLREDIEVVFEQDPAARSYFEVILTYSGLHAVWAHRIAHAFYKRNFFFMARWISQVSRFFTGIEIHPGATIGRRFFIDHGMGVVIGETCEIGENVTIYQGVTLGGTGKEKGKRHPTIQDNVLIATGAKVLGSITVGENSKIGAGSVVLKEVPAHSTVVGIPGRVVIQNGVKIGQELNHSDLPDPIFDKLKVMEAELDKLRKQLEVKVERKDKNDYSHL; this is encoded by the coding sequence ATGTTTAAGAGGCTTCGGGAAGATATTGAAGTCGTTTTTGAACAGGATCCAGCGGCACGAAGTTATTTCGAAGTCATTTTAACTTACTCTGGATTACATGCAGTTTGGGCCCATCGAATTGCACATGCTTTTTATAAAAGGAATTTTTTCTTTATGGCACGTTGGATTTCGCAAGTTAGTCGTTTTTTTACTGGCATTGAGATTCATCCAGGAGCAACTATTGGTCGTCGTTTTTTCATTGATCATGGAATGGGGGTTGTAATTGGAGAAACGTGTGAAATTGGCGAAAACGTAACAATTTATCAAGGTGTCACATTAGGTGGTACAGGTAAAGAAAAAGGAAAGAGGCACCCTACAATTCAGGATAATGTATTAATTGCAACAGGTGCTAAAGTACTAGGTTCTATTACTGTTGGAGAGAATTCTAAAATTGGAGCAGGATCTGTCGTGTTGAAGGAAGTTCCTGCGCATTCTACAGTTGTAGGTATACCTGGCCGAGTCGTTATTCAAAATGGAGTAAAGATTGGTCAAGAATTAAATCATTCTGATCTTCCAGATCCGATTTTTGATAAATTAAAGGTTATGGAAGCAGAACTTGATAAATTGAGAAAGCAACTCGAAGTAAAGGTAGAAAGGAAGGATAAAAATGACTATTCACATTTATAA
- the rplJ gene encoding 50S ribosomal protein L10, with product MSKVIETKQQVVTEIADKLRASKSTIVVDYRGLTVSEATELRKQLREAGVEFKVYKNSLTRRAAESAEMAELNEFLTGPNAIAFSNEDVVAPAKVLNDFAKNHEALEIKAGVIEGKLVTLDEVKAIATLPSREGLLSMLLSVLQAPIRNLALATKAVADQKEEQGA from the coding sequence ATGAGCAAAGTAATCGAAACTAAACAACAAGTTGTAACTGAAATCGCGGACAAACTTCGCGCTAGTAAATCTACAATCGTTGTTGACTACCGTGGTTTAACAGTTTCTGAAGCAACAGAATTACGTAAGCAATTACGTGAAGCTGGCGTTGAGTTCAAAGTTTACAAAAACTCTTTAACTCGTCGTGCTGCAGAGTCTGCTGAAATGGCTGAGTTAAATGAATTCTTAACAGGACCAAACGCAATCGCGTTCAGTAACGAGGATGTAGTTGCTCCTGCGAAAGTATTAAACGACTTCGCTAAAAATCATGAAGCTTTAGAAATTAAAGCGGGCGTAATCGAAGGTAAACTTGTAACACTTGATGAGGTTAAAGCTATCGCTACTCTTCCATCACGTGAAGGCTTACTTTCTATGCTTCTTAGCGTTCTTCAAGCTCCAATCCGTAACCTTGCACTTGCTACTAAAGCAGTTGCAGATCAAAAGGAAGAGCAAGGCGCTTAA
- a CDS encoding Mini-ribonuclease 3: protein MIDAKQLNSLALAYMGDAVYEQYIRHHLLQKGKVRPNQLHRLGTSFVSAKAQAKVVYHLLETSFLTEEEEAVLRRGRNANSGTVPKNTDVQTYRHSTAFEALIGYHHLLNNRERLDEIVYKAIDVLEEKEGGTSS from the coding sequence ATGATTGATGCAAAGCAATTAAACAGCTTAGCGTTAGCATATATGGGTGATGCGGTATATGAACAATATATCCGCCATCACCTCCTTCAAAAAGGAAAAGTTCGCCCTAATCAATTACATCGCTTAGGGACGAGCTTTGTTTCGGCAAAAGCACAGGCGAAAGTTGTTTATCATTTATTAGAGACGTCATTTTTGACAGAAGAAGAAGAGGCGGTATTAAGAAGAGGGCGTAATGCAAATTCAGGTACCGTTCCGAAAAATACGGATGTACAAACATATCGACACAGTACAGCCTTTGAAGCGCTAATCGGTTATCATCACTTGTTGAATAATCGTGAAAGATTGGACGAGATTGTATATAAGGCGATTGACGTTTTGGAAGAAAAGGAAGGGGGCACATCATCATGA